A region of Vitis vinifera cultivar Pinot Noir 40024 chromosome 15, ASM3070453v1 DNA encodes the following proteins:
- the LOC100242687 gene encoding uncharacterized protein LOC100242687: protein MTRKSWFRYFQYDERKETPADARNVLLIVAGLIAAVTFQAGINPPGGVWQDDKDGHRPGRAIYSYQTKEFYVFLISNTVAFSTSILLLISLTHKFPFHFEVILATTSMVVTYASSVFAVTPDELVKFRYILFAAAAPFIIRCLLQVWARLTMEEQPYDKHIVFPDNRSGENELNRL, encoded by the exons ATGACTAGGAAGAGCTGGTTTAGGTACTTCCAGTATGATGAAAGGAAGGAGACCCCGGCGGATGCGCGCAACGTTCTGTTAATTGTGGCGGGGCTGATCGCGGCCGTCACCTTTCAGGCGGGTATCAACCCTCCGGGAGGAGTATGGCAGGATGATAAAGATGGGCATAGGCCAGGAAGGGCGATATATTCTtatcaaacaaaagaattctatGTTTTCTTGATCTCAAACACAGTGGCTTTCTCCACgtccattcttcttcttatatCTCTAACACATAAATTTCCTTTCCACTTTGAAGTAATTCTTGCCACAACCTCAATGGTTGTGACTTATGCTTCTTCTGTATTCGCCGTTACCCCGGATGAATTGGTCAAGTTTCGATACATCTTGTTTGCTGCCGCTGCACCTTTTATAATAAGATGCCTACTGCAGGTGTGGGCCAGGTTGACAATGGAG GAGCAACCATATGATAAACACATCGTCTTTCCGGATAATCGCAGCGGCGAGAATGAATTAAACAGACTTTAG